The DNA sequence CCCCTACTCTTCTTATCACGTCTTATAAACAGATTTCGGATGAACTTTATGAACTCTTCCTGACCAAATCTATGGTGAAGAAAAGCCTTTTCCTGGAGAAGTTCCATGGCAATTTCACTCTGAGGTCGGTGTCCTGAGAGCTGATTCAGTATTTCCTTTGCAACCAGGTGGTGTATTATTTGAATGGATGAAAGGTACGTGGTGGTTTCTCTCAACTCAATAAAAATCAGCCGTGCCTGTTCACTTAAGTGATTTTTAAATTCACATTCTCTTCTTGTCATGTCTTGGTTTTTAAACTCACATTCGCTTCTTGTTATTACTTGGTATGCTCCAAGGCCCAAAAAAGCCTCGCAGTGTGATAAAGAGATGTATGAATTGTGCACATAGAAATTGAGCAAGGCAACATACCTCATCAAACTAGTTTCACGGGAAGATAAGTCTATACCTCTGAGGATGTTCTTTACCAGTTCTGTCAAATACTGTGTATCAAATTCTTTGCTCATGAGGACAAAGGTAAGGATGTATTCTGACTTGAAATCTGGCTGATCCTCAAATTTCTTCAGCTTTGCCCTGAACTGCTTTTTCTCTTGGTCTGTCAGTTTGTGAGTGACAGCAACTGTATCTTGTTGGGAATCTTTGCAATGCTTCTCAGGGGCATTGGATCGTTTGCAGCACAGAAGGATGAAAGAAGGCCTGAGAGGATGACGTTTATTAGGTCCCATGGCATTAGTCAAAGAGTAAATTAAGTCATCAAGATATTCTTCATCATAATCTTCTACTAAAAGGATGACAGGGAGAGAATTTTTGCAATCTCTTTCATCATAATGTCGGAAATCAACTGCTTGCTGGCAGACAGTGACGGCTGGGTATGTTGTCTTGACGACAGCGCATCGTAAGTTCTTCCTTTGTTTCCACAGCACTTGTCTTGCAATGGTGCTTCCTCCACTTCCAGGCTGATGGAACATTTTGAGTTTAACCACAGAGTACTTGAACTGATTCCTATGCACCAAATCATTCAACATTTTAGAAACTTCCTCACAAGCTTCACGTTCAATAATTTTCCCACACAACCCATTCTCAGCAAGCCAGAAATTTTTCCAGCTCACTTTCTTACCCCGATAAAAAGTTTCATCTATCTCCTGAATTTCCTTTTCATCCAATTTGATATCATCACACTGATCAGCACACAGTATTTCAAGAGAATAcaatttttcttcttccagtGTGGGAAGCGCACAACATCCCTTTGTGGAAACTGGTAAATGCCTGGTGGTGGTTGTAGAAGGCAGCATGCTTTGGATAGTAGCATCCACATGGCTTAGCTTCATGCCCACAATGCTCCTCTGTTCTAATGTCTCAAGGCTGCAGGAAGCCTGCGCTAGATTAGCCCACTTTTCGTAGTTTTCTTCAGATTCAGAAACACACATTATGAACTCCATGCCATGCATTTCACTGTAAAATTCATGGAAGGTGTCTACAATGGGCTTCTCCACAGGGGACATCAGGAGGAAAAGCACTAGAAAAGAACCCTGTGGGAGGAGTTCATCACAGATAAAAGATACTGCTTTCTTCAGATACTTCCTTTTGGTTCTAGTCCAAGTGTTTTCATCACAAGTTTTTTCATTCCCAAAGTAGTCACTGCGCCCATTGCAGAATATCCAGCTTTTCTTAACAAACAGGCATAAATGCTTTTGAAATTCAGCTGTGCTCATCTTGCTATCATTGGAATAGTCTTGTAAAAAATGGCAAGTAGTTGCACGGCATTCTTTGTACTTGGAATATAAGCCTGACACACCAGAGTCCTCATCAAAGTCAAAAACACAGAAAATATTCATGTGCAACAAAAAGTTAATGGACTTCAAGTCTTCCTCTCCACATTTGTTTGTAACGAGAATGTACCACAGAGAATTATTCATGTAGTTTTTACCATCTGTTACTAAGACAGATAACTTTCGCCCCAAGTTTTGAGGCTCATCTATTTGATTGTCATGACGGGATGATTCAGCCCTTTCTCTCCTAGAATCTCTCTCTTGTAGTTCTTGAATGAATGTCACCAGGTAGTTATTGGTTACTGGCTCAGACTTTGCGCCAATCCTTTGAAAGGGAACTTTATCTTTTTCCATTATCACCTTATTAGCTTTTTCATCAAATCTGGGTAGACATACTTGAAAAATCTTCCCTTTTACAATATTAAATAATGGTTCAATGTCAACCTCCACTACAAAATACTGTTCACAACTGTCTGCTTGAATCACTTCGGTAAAAACAGGAGGATGAATGCAGTGTCTTGCAGCTTCCTGAACATGAGGTTCAAAACATCTTTCAATGTAATCTAAAGCATCCACATACATGTCTTTGTCTCTTACTGGTATACCAGCTATTTGTCCATGAGCCCACCCCTCATTTGCAACTCTATCCATGACTCCAAAGTGAATGGTGCCATTTGTCCGGAGATTCATGCAAGCAGAAGCAAACTTTATAACCTCAGAGGCAAACTTTGTCTGCAGTCTTGGCCTGTCCAGCAGGGCAGCCTGTGCAAAAGATTTGTATTCATGGCAAGGGATGATCAGATTGACAATTCCCGACTCTGGCCTGAGGACTGTGTTTCTAACATACTTAAAATTAATGTTGTCACTATTGAATGGCCTGAATGAGCTTTGATGCAATGGTTCAACTGGGTCATCCATAACAAAAGCCTtcattgtgcatgtgtgtgtgtttttactttTGCTAAGCAAATGTACTGTGTTTTTTGTGCCTGAGCACTGTGGCTTTGAAGCACCATCCTGAAAAGAAATTGGTTTAATGTCAGGCTGTGTGTGTTTGGATTCCTGTAGGACACTTTTTCCCTCTTCAGTTGATGAGTCAGGTTCTTTAGGCTTTGTTTGTTTCCTCTTTGATTTGGTTTTGCTATTATCCAACACACCTGCCACTGTAATGTTGTCATTCATTGCTTTGGTCGAGTCCATCTCACTGTTCTGCCCCAAAAGTTGACTTCTCTTGCACATTAGTATATGAATCTGGCCTCTTCTCATGCCCATTTTCTTGAGGAATGGCTCATCTATTTCTCTGAGCACTGGGCCAGTGACTTCCTCTTCACAGAGTTTTTCTACATATTCTTTCTTAATTCCAATGGACTCTAGCCAGCACTTAACATGAGACTCATTCCATTCATCCAGTGGTAACTGTCTGTAATCTAAGAATAACATTGATGTATTAGAATGTAGCATGTAACATCATGCCATCCTCCTCGATAATATAAACTGTACATATCTAGCTCACATCCCAATCCTagcctgtgctggatcaggcaggctgactggtctgtgctgtatccagcacaggttaggaagtGTCTGGATGGCAACTCAAGGTAAGCGGTTTCCCCTTACACCAAATAACACTCTAGCCACCCCTAtgtggctacttggatttgtgcaagtgaattcgctggtgcaaatctgagcagcttggGTAAGGCAGCAgagcctgggaatgggggttaagATATGGAGCAGGCTGCCctgccattcccaccccctcctgggcttgatctgtcCCCATCCCACCTCTCCCATCACCCTCTTCAACCTCCTGTGCCAACGTGCCCTGGCTGGCACAAACCCTGTCCCAGTGGCGCGTAGGCTGAATCCAGCAGGAGTGAGCTGATGCACGTCCTCCAGCACATGCCTGGAAAACAGCCTGGTCCTGAATTACCCCAAAAGTGCTTGACGGCACATTTATGATACTCAGAAGCTCACtgtgctggcacaggtaagtgtagaattgcaccctaaatttattTTTAAGACAGTGGCTGATACAGTAGGTAGCAGTGGTCAGAACATGTGAAAAAGGGATTATTTTCCTGTTTAGGTTGCAAGTCACAATGATAGATTCATCACTTGTGGCTTCTTTGTGTGCAGATACACACATACCTGGTGCAGTTCAACAGTTTTGAACTGTTCAAAATTATTGGGTGCTTTCAAAAACTGCAAGGTGATGATGCTATATTCCAATttctcaaggaaaaaaaacacatttaggTTAGATCAGGAGTTCCAAAACTATGAGTCCGGGGCTTCATAGATGGGGCTTTTAGGAGCCATTGTACAGTGCCGATACTTAAGTCTCAAGCTGAGACTTGTATAAATTACTCAACACCAGTCAACAACTGTATTTCATGTAgtttagaataataataataataataataataataaaatgttctGCATCCCCTGTAGGCATACTATAGCTCCCTTGCAGCTTAGGTGGAAGAGGAACGCTGCAAGAACCAAGCACAAAAATGGGGAAAGAAGCCACTGCATGGCAGAggtgtacctggaggggggcaagtggCTCAAATCCCCCAAGTGCTGACCCTCTGGGGGCGCCACAGCCAGCCTTGCTCCCCCACTgcccatttgtcttttttttttaaagggaaagaagctggctccgccagcttctctccctttaaaaaaaaaccctcctcccaatggaggaggggcacccagAATCGCTTCTGGAGAGGCAGTGAGGTGCTGCCTAATCAACGGTGATTCAGCACCAGACTGGGctgtccccctctccctttgtCCTTTATAGGAGACAAAACATGCGCCCTAGAAAGGCAGTGCACCAGGAGTTGCAACTCCCTGTGCACTGATGCTGGGCGCTTGTTTCATATCCTTAAgagggcgccctagagaggcagtatGCTGGGAGTCGCAACTCCCAGCACGCTGCTTCTCTAGGGCGCCGTCTCACCACCTCTCCAGCAGTGATTCTGGGAGTCCCTCCTCTGCGTCCGAGTGCATCTCTCAGAGCGGCATGGAAGTGGCATGCGCCTCCTCCGATTTCAGAGGAGACAAGTGCCACTTTCCAGGCCCCGATGGAGCCTTCTGTGCTGCTTGTAAGTGGTGTGGAGGGCTCCATCAGAGCAGTCTGGGACTGCTGGAAGCGGCGCCCAGCAAGGGAGTGCTGTCCACCTCCTGGAAGTGGTACTCgtctgtcttgggtgctgcttccagcagccccaaaatgcTCCAATGGAGCCCTCTGCACCACTTACAAGCAGCATGGTCAGTTCTGTCAGGGCCTTGGCCGCCtcctctgttttccttttttctcaAAGGGGAACGGAGGAGACAGTCATgtggaagtaactgtggtgatgatgacgtcacttccaggtcaggggtggggggacACGGAAAAGAGGGTGTGGGGgatggaaagggaggggttgcttcagGCACCAGAACCCCCAGAATGCCACTGCTGCACAGTCAATATCTGCGGAATATAACTGGAAAAACAAATATCACCAAGACTCTGTGTAGTGACTCAAAAAAAGCAACCTGTAACCTTTTGTTCTAGTGTTGGGACtgaacatgccccccccccatctgcaaaaACATCTGCCATCAGCCTTGCACATGCTAGGGACTTTGGAGGAACAGTCTTGGTTGCAGAAGAGTGATGATGACCAGTCATGCCTTGCAACGCATGCTATTTTAGTGCCTCAGAAATATGTCTGTACTTACAGGTATTGAGATACATACCCATTTTGTCTCTGAAACAgattatttcttctttttcttcttcttcgaACTAAAACAGAAACAACATTTGAGATATGTCATAGGTTTCTGCTGGCCACTTTTAAATTGGAGATAGCTTTTTAAATGCACTGTTTATACAATATTACAGAAATGAAGATATTGTATAATTAATACAAAGTATTATACTACACAACTGGATTATAGCCTATGTGTATTTATTCCCAGAGCcaccgagaggaattttatcacagtttcttttgggcctcttcccttcttccttcaaATGCGAATTTGGCTCCCGGGCATCTTttcaccctgggcccaggtacgatgtaccccctccccactcagaggCCCTGTTTATTTTGCACACTTATGTGCAAAATTAGTAAGCATACTTTTCTGATTGCTACAAGAGACCTCCCTCCCATCTCATTCAAGGGGAGGAAGGCACTCTCACAGCCCCACTCTCCATTCCATATGTAGTTTGCATGCTGTCTCCAGGATTCCAGGTCCTTCCAAGAGGAGACAAATTTGTGCTCAAAGTGTTGATTGTCAGATGTAAAGATGTGTCCTGAAAAGTTTATTCTAAGGAACAGAGTGTCTTGGCTTACGTATGTACACGATCTCTGCTTTGTGGGTGATGCAGAAATAGTTTTACGTTCTTAGTATACTTTGTGCTGCATTTTGAGGCAGAGATGTGCAAATATCCTATTTTCAGATTTCCATAGGAATCAGTGTCTTGGACTATGTGTGTActttgtgcagcgcaatcctaattgcatgttaggctggcgcaaagcctaggagggtcacaaacgtgccataaagcatatttgcgcctcctcaggaggaagctgcgccagtgcacggaggtgcactggcacagggAAGCTGAaaccagcctctgtggcagcttcccccaggtaacttgtgtcagccgagctcgggaggcggggctgggatcgggctgttatgctggatcccaaccactGTTCCCGAGCAGCGGGGAGTGGCTTctcagctctccttggacttgtgccacctcaggaggtggcacaagtccaaggaggcccataggagctgtagtggcttacctggaggtaagaggaagctgagccactctgggcacctatcctgcgctggatacagcgcaagcctcttagcttgcttgttccaatgcaagataggactgcacccttagttagTGTTAAAAGAAGCTTCAGTATTTTTCATACAGTTGTTTCCCATTTTGAGGGATAGATGATGCATGATGTTCCTCTCTCAGGATTATCATTTTTATCAGTGTCTTTTGAGGTACGTCTCATGCCCACACTTTTGAGGGAGGCATGCTGGAATTATATACATGTATttcaaacatttatatcccatccttcAAAATACAGTATTCCCTGGATGGCTAACAAAGAAAGTTGACAGTTTTTCAGAGGACAAAAAAGTGCCGGATGGGGGCGTGTGCTTTCCCCAGTGTTATATTCCCCCAGGTGTTTCCCTAGCCACCTTGGCCACTCTCTAGCAAGAAAGGCCAGTTACTAATcaaattaacaacaacaacaaaaatactaCCATGTTTCCcggaaaataagacactgtcttatatttttttatttggctcaaaaaaacacactaggtcttctttttggggtaggtcttttttttttttttaaatgtacaacaatccacagtcattcatgtacaaaaatatacctaacaaaaatatcccctcagcacccaggaagatgcctgcctgcctgcctgtctactcagaagtgagtccctttatagttaatggaacttactccctggaaagtgtggagagcctcagagcccggtaggcagggttgctttgcttgctgcttcctgcctcagctcctactcagcgtcctctgcccaagccagcacagcaggtgctttctaggtggaaGCGCAGGAGTGCAGCTTTCCTGACCATGTTGtccacccaccctcccagccCCCCCGCcttggccctgatcacaactaggtcttatttttggggtaggtcttattttcagggaaacacggtaAGCAAGAACATCCAGCAATTCTTCAAAGAAAACATGAGAAAATGGAAAACTATATTAATGTTGATTCTGAATAAAATGAAAATGGGATATTTCACCCCTAGAAAAATAAATCACCTGCTGCACAGGGatgatttaaaaaacagaaaaactaCTGAAGGCTGTAAAAatgaagaatatttttaaaactacAGAAACTAAGGCTAAATATAAAAAGCAGCAATTTCAAAAGAGGTTGAGTACCTGGAAAAATAAACCATTGCATAGACAACACCTGAAAAATATTGAAGGAAACAGTGATAACTTGACTTGGGCGTGGCTGAAACTGGGTACCATCACACAAGAACAGGCACCACAAAAAATGTAATGAAAGTTAAAATCCACAAAATAGGTGAAAACCCTAAGTGCAGATGTTGCCAAGAAAAAGATGAGATTGTATCTCATCTGATATGCAAATGTAGTAAAATCATGCAGATTACAAAGTCAGATACGATAGAGTTGCAAAATCAGTTCACTGGTCATTAAAACATCAGGTGAGAAGGTGTTGGAGAATGATCCTGTGggactttaaaattcaaatggCCCAACACCTCAAACAAAATACACCTGATATAACAAGAATAGAAAATCAAAACATCTGGCTAGTTGGTATTGCAGTTCCTGAAGAGTcaatgaaaaagaactagaaaaaatgacaaaataccaaGACCTGGCCACTGAAATCACATGACTAttgacaaaacataccaaagtggtccccaATGTCATTGGGACATTTggaacaatctcaaaaagttttgtgaattagtttaaacaactgcagctttcTGAATGACACCATCAGATCAGCAAAAAAATGGTACTTTTAGGAACATTGTACATACTGCACCAATACCTAGTTGATATTtgggtctcaggctgagactCATATCAgttgctcaacaccagttaacaactgtgtttcTTGTAGTGTGAGATACTAACAACACAAATGGAATTGAAACGGAATAATATGGAATTGAAACGTCATTTGGAAACAACATCAGGTGTTTGGAAGAGGATCACTACAAGTAATGAGGCATTCTTCAGGCAGAAATCATTAAATATGCAGAAGTTAAAAGGAAGACTGGTAATAAATATATTAGAATCTATACAATACTGAGCAGAAGTGTTGCCACATCTGAACACATTACAGAACCATTTACATTTCTCATTTTAGTATTTCAGATTATGTAAAAAAATTATTAGTAGGGCATGCCTGGAGAAGTAGGAGGGCTAGCTGTGGAGGACAATATGGCTGGGGTAATGTGTTGCTTCTGTCTGAGACCTGAGATTCTACAGCCCTCCCACTGTTATCCAATCGACTGAGGATTTTTGGACTTCATCAGTATTTGAACAGATTGTTTACAGAGGACAACTACATGTGGATTCATTTTTGGAcacctggaagctttttatacagcccagtcctatcaagacCACACCGATCCCATCCACGCCAAAACAGCCATGCCACCGGAGCACACTGCTTGCCAGGGTGGACCAGCTGTACGAATTGGTGTGCTGCTGTTTAGGACAGCTTTATGCATAGattaatattcttaatattcTTTATAGTAGGCTGCTTATGGACAAGTTTTGTAATTATATTTAATGCACATTTTATATGTATTTTCCCCTTTTATTTTGGTTGGTTTTCattgttattgttttgttttttcttttattcTACATCTTCAATAAAGGAGATTCTTAAAAAAAGTGTATGGCAGCCCAgtaatcttcaacctttttcgtgctgATGGATAATTTTAAGGTATATCTTCAGGGATCAATATTTGATTATGATCAAGTGTGATTAATGTTCACATACAAAGGCATTTGAttttttcctctgtggcctgTAACCGCATAACCTTTATCTTGCCTGTATTCAGCTTGCAGGCCGACAAACTCACTCTGGCTATTCTTAGCTAGAACCCACTGTCTGAAAGCATTTCCTCCTGCACGGTACAGCTCGGAATTTGTGTGCGTCTCCATGCTGAATCTCATGCTAGAGTTGTTACTTTCGTTTATGGACCTGGTAGTCGTGCACTTTTGTGATCTTGAGTAACAAGTTATATTTTTACCCAGCAAGTGAAATCATCCTAGGATGGCAGATTCCttcctcacaaggctgttgttaCAGTATTTCGGGAAGCAGCTTTCTTTCAGTTTGGGAAGCTTCTTCAGTAGTTTGGGAAGCTGCTCTTACCAGAGATATATTTACTTGCCAGAAATATGAAAACTTTAAGAGAGGCTAGAAAGTGATAGTGCCAGAAGCCAGATGACTACCATTTACATGCTGGTCCACTGCATTTTGAAGCACTGGTTTGCCCCAAGAATCCAACGAAGATTACCAGACTTACAAAGCTTTGCAAGATTATCTTTCCCACCAAAAGGATGCCACCTCTGGATGTCACCTGTGGCCCTACCTCCTGCTGTAGATGTGCCCACCCATGACAACGGACCAAGAGACAAGGTCTGGAGAAAGGTTCAGGAGCGAAAAAACcgcctagatcagccattttcaaccactgtgccgtggcacactagtgtgccgcgagaggTCCACAGGggtgctacaggaatttgggggaagatcatttatttgtagggccaatggggaatgtgagccccccactggcaacttggtgtgccttgtcaattgtcaaaagcctgaaggtgtgccttgccaattttagtgccttgtcagtgtgccacgagatgaaaaaggttgaaaattgctggcctagatcCGAGGTGGGAAGGACTGCTGGATGTGATCctcacctgcagggctccccagctggttcaaagtgaaagcagagccatcgtgctccacttccggttttgcgaaagtggagcacgatcactctactttcacttcgaaccagctggggagccttgcaggtgcttgcgcagggctccccacgctcccaggacgatgctgcagggactggtgagtgcatcccagtgaGTGCatcccccctgagtggcgcgttcctggggatcgcatcgctgcctcccccctgctccttccccttaagggggcagggtcTTCGGGCTGGgttgtcgcgacgccccagtctgaaaacctctggcttaTATGTTTGTGGCAAATGCACTGTGAGAAATCTATAAGTAGGAATTGCCTTTTAATTGGTGTTAAAACATATTACTATGTACTGGATGTATGGCACACGATTGTTCTAGTCCATGTCAACACTTTGGGCTAATCCTGAATTTAAAATAGGGAGGAAATCTTTTTTTGCAGAAGAATTGGATGGATAGAGTCATTTTTACTTTGGACCAATCAGGTCCAAGATCTTTGGTCAAGATCAGGAGTTTTGGTAGGTTGAGGTTTAAATATGATCAAGAATATCAGCTAAATGGTAATACAGTATCTACACCTACAACATTTGTTAGTGACTAAATTTGGACCAGCAGCATTGTCAGCTTCTCAGTTATCTCCAATTCTAGAATGACTTACTGAATGTACTGAGAAAAAGAAGTCTATGTAAGAAGGTATGTACGTATCCAATGATGCTTAATAATCATAACATTTAAGACAAGCAAGTCTTAGAGAAGCCTGGAACAAAGAGCTGGAATGTCCTGTTTTACATAATCAATGGAAAACAATGGATTGTGTATCACTACAAAATCTGTgggcaggagatgtggtctggtggttgagctgtAGGCACTGCCTGAAGCTAAGCAGCAACAACTGAGTCCTGCCCTTGAGGGGAGCTTCCAAGACAAGCTGACAAAGTGCTATAACCCATTGTGAGAGAATGGAGTCACTGATGAGCCAAcataatgagagagaggggaagTGTGATCAGCTGGCAAATAAGACCTCAAGAACCTGCCTGGGCATGACTTACagttgcctgtggaagcttgaaaAGGATGCAGCCAGAACTGATAACCACCCCATGTTCACCTGCAAGAGTTCTTCTcacagaacaatattgtaaaaacccaagtgaaaaatggtggtttttgGATTTGCCTGTTATGTAAATAGCCTTGAATGCTATAGAAAAAACAAAAGTAGTATATACTGTAAATACTTAAGCAAACaagtggttcatgacccaccagtgggttccaacactGAATGATAAtatacatcattcaatgtgtaatttaacacaaaatgtaatgaaacaaaaccacactgaaatatctgtgttctatc is a window from the Tiliqua scincoides isolate rTilSci1 chromosome 2, rTilSci1.hap2, whole genome shotgun sequence genome containing:
- the LOC136641660 gene encoding sterile alpha motif domain-containing protein 9-like translates to MDYRQLPLDEWNESHVKCWLESIGIKKEYVEKLCEEEVTGPVLREIDEPFLKKMGMRRGQIHILMCKRSQLLGQNSEMDSTKAMNDNITVAGVLDNSKTKSKRKQTKPKEPDSSTEEGKSVLQESKHTQPDIKPISFQDGASKPQCSGTKNTVHLLSKSKNTHTCTMKAFVMDDPVEPLHQSSFRPFNSDNINFKYVRNTVLRPESGIVNLIIPCHEYKSFAQAALLDRPRLQTKFASEVIKFASACMNLRTNGTIHFGVMDRVANEGWAHGQIAGIPVRDKDMYVDALDYIERCFEPHVQEAARHCIHPPVFTEVIQADSCEQYFVVEVDIEPLFNIVKGKIFQVCLPRFDEKANKVIMEKDKVPFQRIGAKSEPVTNNYLVTFIQELQERDSRRERAESSRHDNQIDEPQNLGRKLSVLVTDGKNYMNNSLWYILVTNKCGEEDLKSINFLLHMNIFCVFDFDEDSGVSGLYSKYKECRATTCHFLQDYSNDSKMSTAEFQKHLCLFVKKSWIFCNGRSDYFGNEKTCDENTWTRTKRKYLKKAVSFICDELLPQGSFLVLFLLMSPVEKPIVDTFHEFYSEMHGMEFIMCVSESEENYEKWANLAQASCSLETLEQRSIVGMKLSHVDATIQSMLPSTTTTRHLPVSTKGCCALPTLEEEKLYSLEILCADQCDDIKLDEKEIQEIDETFYRGKKVSWKNFWLAENGLCGKIIEREACEEVSKMLNDLVHRNQFKYSVVKLKMFHQPGSGGSTIARQVLWKQRKNLRCAVVKTTYPAVTVCQQAVDFRHYDERDCKNSLPVILLVEDYDEEYLDDLIYSLTNAMGPNKRHPLRPSFILLCCKRSNAPEKHCKDSQQDTVAVTHKLTDQEKKQFRAKLKKFEDQPDFKSEYILTFVLMSKEFDTQYLTELVKNILRGIDLSSRETSLMRYVALLNFYVHNSYISLSHCEAFLGLGAYQVITRSECEFKNQDMTRRECEFKNHLSEQARLIFIELRETTTYLSSIQIIHHLVAKEILNQLSGHRPQSEIAMELLQEKAFLHHRFGQEEFIKFIRNLFIRRDKKSRGDNTDSLFSPFIEHICNTENSEKAIEVLKYAYECLGKDAFFAQQLARLHYNYEKFEDAKLWAEIAKSHLPNDSFILDTEGQVYRKWFSIRVDKRSDEDTPEDVIEIIEIALKAMKCFRGAQQAAKSEKDSMNNAGYFGEVEVGCRLLKLLSTLDVFPENAKGGHVELVQYLLTDYIPEGIRKSWGKLHSRLKNLRQNIYNALDWISEDLSYFQTDKNQADAEEGREEQVHNPRGWLKRQFKIYAKFFSSELVIEENYAGFKTQLIRHMNICKYGGGNVTTILSFLSDSNDSKSVQNLEHIISIYSEDPWKESLEDVDLINYILCHFTLACLAPNSSKLLDLPKLRELSKRFFQMKRRAFPASAHFLLTFLYWPDPALDKDSNSDKDCILRSAIDTMKRLHDIKMKNIAPRKKKIYTHFFLGKGYGLLKFIPKTKIDKLMRGSLDERRKNWQNGQVWKISEVHNVLERVVGWTEDGRIFAKGHSGKIPILPLHFDSVPPGNENVTFYVGFSFNGLVAHDIRVKM